In Fastidiosipila sp., the genomic window GTCCCTGTGCCCGGTATTGTTCCCCCATAAAAGAAGCCAGGTATTCGCCGGCATCATCACCCTGATCCTGGGCAAAGACCTGGACACAGCCTGTTACCCGGCCGCCACGGATTTCCAACTTCGAGATGGCCACTTCATTGCCGTTTCTTGCCAGGGCCAGGGCGTCACGGTCGCCTCCCCGCTGATCAACCACCCGCTGCTCCTCGCGAAGTCGGGTCAGCGCCTGCCATCTTCCGCGCAAGTGTGCAGCCTTCTCGAAATCGAGCACTTCCGCTGCCTCATTCATTTCGCGCTGGAAACGCCGGATCAGCTCATCAGTCCGGCCATCGAGGAACTGAATCACCTCATCGATAATCGCCCGGTAATCCTCCTTGGAGATGAGGCCTGCACAGGGCGCAAGACAACGCCCGATGTGGTAGTTGAGGCAGGGGCGCTCCCGGCCGATATCGCGCGGCAGGTCGCGTGAGCAGGTGCGGAGGGGAAAGACAGCCTCCAGAACCTTCAAGGCCCGGTTGATATCGCCGGCCAGCCAGGGACCGTAATAGCGCGCGCCCTGCTCCAGGTCATCCCCGACACGGAAAGCCTTCATAACACGGGGGAATGCCTCCTGGAGGGTGACCCGGATATAGGGATATTCCTTGTCATCCCGCATCAGGATATTGTAGGGAGGCTGATACTGTTTGATCAGGTTGGCCTCCAGGACCAGGGCCTCCAGCTCATTGGCGCAGAGGATGGTGTCATAGGAAGCAATTTTGGCGATCATGGAGGCGATCCGGCGGTCAACGGCCGGCTTGGGTGTAAAGTAGTTTCTCAGACGCTGACGCAGGGAATTGGCCTTGCCCACATACAAAACAGAACCCGAAACATCTCGCATCAGGTAGACGCCGGGTTCCTCTGGCACCAGATCAAGCCGTGCCTCAAATTCAATTCTTTGCCTGTTCTGTCCTGTCATTCGGGAGACAAACTCCTATTGTCACCCGCCGCAAACTTCAAAGCCTTGCGCCCGGTTAAGGCGTGGCAGGTTCCATGTAATCCTTTAATTCGCAGATGGCGCTTTCGCCATCGCTGCCATCAACCGAAATCTCCAGATGGTCTCCATCCGAGATGCCGAGTGACAGAACACCCAACAAGCTTTTCGCATTGGCACGCCGTCCGTTCTTGGCAATGTAAATACTGGCTGTATAGCCGGAAGAAATCTGAATCAGCATGGCGACTGCCTTCATCAAGGTCTCTTCTTTACATCGGAAGACAATCTCTTCTCTCATCATGGCGATCCTCCCGCAAGACATAGGGGTCACGAATCCATTTGGGGTGCCTTAAATTATATGAACAAAGTATGACGAATGTCAACTATGGTTTGACCAGGATCAGCGACAGGGACAGGCAGGATCTTTGGTTATTCCCCCAAGGATCCGGCCAGCCGGCCAGCCATCAGGATGGCCGCCTCCCCCGTATCCGGGTAATAACCGCTGCGTTTTCCCGTCTCCACAAAACCCAGGCTCCCGTAAAGATGCCGGGCGGGCTGGTTACTTTCCCTGACTTCAAGAATCCAGGTCCCGCATCCCTGACTGAGGGCTTGCTGCCTCAGTCCTTCCATCAGGAGGCGGCCAAGGCCCCGGTTTCTGTACGAAGGCGCCACCGCAATGTTGAGCACCTCAAACTCACCGGACAAAAACCTGCCCGCCGCCATGCCAACCGGAGCCTCCGGTATGGTCTGCCGGCAGACAAGCAACAGAACCGTTTCATTGTTGCCTGCGATACAGTCCCGCCAGGACTCTGCCGACCACGGAACCGGGTGGGATAGCCGGTCGATCCGCACCAGTGATTCAAGGTCGGACTCCATCGCTTTTCTTACCAGCCACTTCATCCTGCTAGTCCGGAATCCGCCGGGCCCGCTCGGCAGAGGAAGCGATCCCGTAGCAGGCTGAAAGCTGCCAGGGATCAGTTGCGGCCTTACCCCGGGCCAGATCCTCCAGGGCAAGTCCAATGACGGCCGAGGCCCGGATGTAGCGGAAAGGCGGCAGGGCATGGACGGCATCAAAGGGCAAACGGATGGCCAGGTCGGGGTCGTCTGCCAGAGCTTCCTCCCAGACAGCAATCCCATCACCTGTTACCAGGACCTCTTCATTTGGGCCGGCCACGGCTGAAATGTCCCTGAAGAGACTTCTTATGTCACGCGGTGCTTCTTCAATCAATTGCTCCGGGCCCCGGTAAAGAGATGAAAAGACCCGTCCGCCACGCGCGTCCAAAATGGGAGCTGTCAGCATGCGCTTGTCCCCGCCTGCCGACCGTGCCAGCGCTCGAAGTGAGGAGACTCCCATGGCTTTGGCTCCCACCGCGTAAGCCATGGCCTGGACCGAGGCCAAGCCGATCCGGATACCGGTAAAAGAGCCCGGCCCTGCTGCAAGGGCAAACAATTCCACATCGCGGAGGGTCAGGTCACAGCGGTCAAGCAGCTGGTTAACCAGGGGCTGGAAAGTAACGGAATGGCGGTAGCCCATAGCCAGCGAATACTCGCCCAGGAGCTGGTTGCCGCGGGCCAAGGCGACTGAAAGCGTACGTCCCGAGGTATCGGCACCCAGTACGATCATGGCGCGGCCCTCCTCCCTTTTTCTGCTTTCCATTCCTTGGGATAGCGGATCATGAAGATTCGTTCCTGCGGATCTTGGCCGTAGCGGACATCGATTTCCATGACCTGTCCGGGCAGGGCATCTCGCACCCGGTCTCCCCATTCGATCACTGACACCGAATCACCGCCAATATATTCATCGAGGCCGCAAGCCAGAAAATCATCAGCCCCCTCCAGGCGGTAAAGGTCGAAGTGATGGAGCGGAAGCGCCCCTTCCTCCCCGGCTTCATGAAGATGGAGCAGGGTGAAGGTCGGGCTCGATACATGACTCTTGACCCGCATGCCTGAGGCGATCCCGCGGACCAGCGCCGTTTTTCCGGCGCCCAGGCTGCCGGTCAGGACCACCACGTCCCCTCCCCGGAGGGACTTCGCCAGTTCGATGCCCAAGGCGAAGGTCTCTTCGGGTGACCGGGTCTTGCGTGTTATCTCGTCCGGCATGGCCTTCCTCCACTCGATTCAGCCCGGCTTACAAGGGGCAAAAGCCCCGTACGATGACGGGGCTCCTGGATAGGGCCGTTTGAAAAACCCCTTTATCTCTTTGAGAACTGGGAAGCCTTTCTGGCTTTCTTGAGGCCTGGCTTCTTGCGCTCTTTGACACGGGCGTCGCGGGTCAGGAAACCGGCCCTTCTCAGGGTCGTCTTGTACTGCTCGGCATCAGCGTCAACCAGGGCACGGGAAATCCCGTGACGAATTGCGCCTGCCTGGCCGGCAATGCCGCCGCCACGCACGTTGACGACGACGTCGTAGCGGTCCTGTGAACCTGTCGCCAACATGGGCTGGCGCACAATGGCCCGCAGGGTTTCCATGGGGAAATAGTCTTCAAATGTTTTTTTATTGACGGTGATCTTTCCGGATCCGGGATAAAGGCGAACACGGGCGACCGCTTCCTTCCTTCTGCCTGTTCCATAAAAATATGCTTTGACCTGATCTGTCATCTTTATTTCCCCCCGCCCTGCAATTCAATTTTCACCGGCTGCTGCGCCTGGTGCTTATGTTCCGGACCGGCATATACTTTCAGCTTACGGAACATGGCGCGCCCGAGCGTATTCTTGGGAAGCATCCCGCGGACCGCTTTTTCCAGGACGCGTTCTGGATGCTTTTCCATCATCCGCTCGTAGGGGATCTCACGCAGACCGCCCGGATAACCCGTGTGGCGGCGGTAGAGCTTCTGTTCTTCCTTCTTGCCGGTCAGAACAATTTTTTCTGCATTCACCACCACGACAAAATCGCCCATATCCATGTGGGGAGTGTATTCCGCTTTGTTTTTTCCACGCAGGATGGCCGCAATCCCGGTCGCCAGGCGGCCCAGAATTTGGCCCTCCGCGTCCACAAGATACCATTTGCGGTCAATATCGCCTGCTTTCGGCATATAGGTCTTCATGCTTAAGTCATGTCCCTCCTGTTTTCACGCACCGCCAACCGGCGGCACGAGCCACATCTTAACAGGGCGGTGCCCGCTTGTCAACAAGAAATGTCAATTAAGTCACGAATACTCACTTAATTGACATTTCTTATCCAATTACCCTTTATTTCAGTGTTATCGTGCACGCTGTTTCCCCGCCGCCCGTTTTGCTCTCCAGCGGGTAATCCAGACAAGCAGGGCCGTGATGGCGACCACAATTCCTCCGATGATGGTCAGGGTACCTAGGGCCGCAAGAATCAGTATCAGAGGTTTCACTTGGCTGCCGCCGGCGGTGAAAAACGGATCATCTTCAACGCCGCCCGTTTCTTCCGGTTCTGTCTCTACCGGTTCAGGCAGGGTTTCTTCGGGCTCCTGGCTGGCAATCGGCGGGGGCGCCAGCAGATCGACGTCTTCCCGAAGCGGAGCTCCCTCCAAACGGGCTGCTTCCTCCAAAATGGCGCGGACCGGCAGTGCTCTGGCCAGCAGGGGTGTTTCAGGCAAGTCCAGGGGGGTGATCCCCATGGCCGCGCAGATCAGGTGCCGGTCATCGACTGTGAGGCCCGAGCCGACCAGACACTTGCCCGCCTGAGGCGTGGTCCCCGTTTTAACGCCGGTGTATTGCTTGAAGTATTGAGACTGCAAAAAATCAGCGCCATAGATGACCAGGGCATTGGTGTTGCTCAGGGTCCCCCACCAGGCTTCTGTATGCTGAAAACTGACCGGCAGCCGGTAGTAATGCAGTGAACAGACTTGGGCGATCAGGGGATGCTTCATGGCCTCGGCGGCGATCAAGCACAGGTCGCGCGCGGTTGTAAAGTGGCTTCCATCTCCCTCGTCAAAACCGGCGGGATTGGTAAAATGTGTCGAGCTGGCTCCGATTTCCTCCGCGCGCCGGTTCATGCGCTCGACAAAAAGGGCCTGTGAGCGGACGGGATCGCTCACCCGCTCGGGATCGACGGCTCCGTAAGCCCCGCCGTAGTTTTGTGCGATCACCCGCGCGATGTCATTGGCAGAGGCGATCAGCAAGGCGGCAAGGCAGTCGGCGGTACGAAGCTGATCCCCTGCTTTCAGCCCTTTCAACCTGACCGAACTGGGGTCAGAGAAAACCAGGGCACCTTCCGATACGGTCAAGAGTTTTTCCGGATCAAAATTCTCGTCTTCCAGCAGGATCAGGGCCGTCATGATCTTGGTCGTGCTTGCATTGGCCCGTTTTTTGTCGGGATTCCTGGAGAGTATCTCCCGGCCCGTCTCCGCATCGATCACGCAGTAGGATTCAACTGACACTTCGTCGAAGCCGGGCCAGCCCAGATGGTCGACGGCATGAACACCCGCAGAGGCTGCCCAGGGCGTAAGCACCAGCAGGGCAAGGAAAATTGCGGCAATCAAATGACGAGGATTTCTACTTGTCTTTTCCTTCTTCATATTCCCGTTTTTCAAAGAATACCTCCCTGGCGGACCGGATCCTGCGAATCCAGCAGGATGTCCACCGCTTCTTCAATGGAACCTGTCAGAGCGGGCCAATCGCATGCCTGCCCGTCTTCAGGAAGGCGTGCAAGCGAGGGCCACACGGGGACGCCTGTTTCCTGCGAAACTTTAATCAGGATGTCCTCTTTGCCGGCCTCCCTGCCAAAAAGGGCGCGTCCGCACAGGACCGCATCCAGGAGAGGCGAACGTTCCTGGACGTAGCAAATAACGGATCCGGCTTTGCGATCCGCGTATTTCGCCCAACATGCGACAGCGTCTGCCGTGTCACGGCCTACCAGATAGTCCGTCTGATCGTAAACTGTTTTAATCAGCCTCAGACAATATTTATAATCGCAGGCACTGACAAGGATTGATTGATTCAGCAGATTGATTTCCTCCCCGGTAAGCAATCTTTCACCCGGTCTGGCGATTTGCTGGCAAAGAAAGTCCGTTCGATTCCCGTCCCGGCCTGTCACTTCATAAAAAAGTCTTTCCAGATTGACGGGGAAATCGGTCCCATCGGCTGCGGCCCGTCTGTTTTTTACAGGGCCGGCCGGTTTGCCTGTCCGGAAGAGGGTTGTCAGTGAAGGCGGTTCGCTTTCTCCGACATAAACAGTTCCCACCGGAACCCTCAGAATACTGGCGCAAACCAAGCCCGCCACGAAACCGAGATGGCTCTTGGGTACGGCGAAATCAACCCCTCTGTCCAGGTCCGAAGATTCAGCGATGGCAACAACGACTGCCGTTGCCAGGGCACCGGCGGTCAGGACTTCAAGCAAATGACCCGGGCCCAGGAAAAGGGGATCAAAGCCCTTGTCATTCAATTTCTTTTCAAAAGACGGATGACTGGCCAGCCGGGTGAGTTCCCGGTAGCGCCCGTCATAGGATCCCTCAAAGACCCGGATGGCAACACCATCAGGGGCAAGACCGGCAATCTCCCTGCCTCTCGAGCCGCCGGCGGCCATCAAAATAATCCCGGGCAGCCCCCATGCCTGATTCAAAAAAGAGACCAGGCTATCTTCCGGCAGGAGAGTCAAAACAAAGGGCTGCCTGTCCGCGGCCGGCATATACGGCCACAGCTTTGCAAGGAGGGCATGGGACAGATCGGCCAGGTTCCCCGTTGGCAGATGATCCGCATTGAGCAGGAAATAGGAGTCCAGATAATCGTTCAGTTTGCTCAGCGGCAGCTGCCAGGTCCGATCATTTCCAGCCAGGGACTCAAAGGCTTCGCTGACCGCAGTCTCCCAGATCTCAAGCGGCAGATCCGGCAGGAAACGATGAAGAAAGACCGCCATGACCCGGCCAAGGGACAAACCCGCCAGGGATGGAAGGCTGAGCGGTTCCGGAGGGCTTTGGGGGACAAAGAGTCCGCCTGATCGGGAAATACCCCGGCAGACTGCCTCCAGGCCGCTGACCGGCTCCCCTCCCCGTGTACTCACATACTTCATGAACGGCAACTCCTCACCCTACTTGCCTCTTTCCTGGGGAAAGGTCCTGCGGTACAGATCAAGAATCTGCGCAACCGATTCATCTCCGCCTTGCTCTTCGAGGATGCGTTCCAGCCACTCGAGCCGTTCCCGGCGGATTTCGTTGCGGATAATCATGGGCCGGATGGCGAAGTAGAAGACCAGGAAGAGAATGGAGGCGGCGATAACCGCTATCAGCAGGGCCTGGGTCAGGCGGGATACTTTGCCGTGTATGCGCCTGGCACCGTGGGACAAGCCTTCCTCCATCCGGAGAACCTCCTGCTGTTCACGCCGGCTGGCCAGCTGCACGCGCCCTGTTCCCTGGCCATCGGCTGCCCGCTGGAGGATACCTCCCCGGGCCATATGGGCCCGGATGGGCGCCAGCTTCTGTTCCCTGCGCCTGCTTGAACTGTCGCGCGCCTGTTTCCTGATGCGCTCTTCCCGGGCTGCCAGCCGGCAGCGGTCAACGGTTCGGACAAGCGGGCTGTCGGGCGAGGCCAGGAGAACTTTCTCAAATTGTTCCTCCGCCGCCCGGAAACGCCGCTCTTTTGCCAAAAGAATACCGTAAAGCGAAGAAGCTTCCGCAAACTGCGGCCAGCTGGAGGTCACTTTCTCCAGTGCGATCATGGCTATGTCTTCATTATCGGTTTTGGCCTGCCTCAGAGCCCGGTTATATACCGACAGGAGACGCTCTGCCTCACTTTCAGACACAAGCAGATCCTCGGGGAGCGATTCCAGTTCACGGTAGGAGGAAAGAACCCGATCCCAATCGAGTGAATCTGCCTTGCTTTTTGCGGCTTGCATGGGCCGGTCTGCTGAGTCGTGCCGCAAGGGAATCCCCCTTTCAATCTGACTGGAATACCGGTTCAACCGGTAGCCAGCGTATCAAGGACTATTAAACCACAAGCCGTCCGGATGGAAAACAAACTACTGCCTTTAAAACCTCTCCCGGACCAGGGGACGGACCTTGCCCGCCAGGTAGAGCGAACCGCAAACACAGATCATGGCGCCCTTTTCGCGGGCCCGGCTGACAGATTCCGCCATGGCCTCACCGATGTCAGGCAGGGCGATCGTCCGGGGCCGGTCCTGCTCCGGCAAAATGGAAGAGAGTTCAGCAATCAGCCTGCCTGCCTCAAATCGTCTGGCATCGGGCGGCTCGGTGGCGACCACGTCGGTAACGGTGTAGGGCGGATCCAACAGGAGGGCTTTGAGCATTTCCCTGTGTTCCTTGTCTTTTAAGAGGCCGATGACAAAGACAACCGGGGTATGGCCGGCAAGCTTGCGCAGAGCCTCCCGCAGGCCCAGCCCGGCCTGGACATTGTGGGCACCATCGAGCAGGATGACAGGGTCTTTCGTCAGTACCTCCATGCGGGCGGGCCAGACACAGTCCGCGATACCCCGCTTGACCGCGGGCGGATCCGCCATACCGGCCGCCAGCGCCGCTTCTCCAGCCATCAAGGCATAGATTGGCTGGTAGGGCCCAAGAAGCCGGGTTGTATATCGGCAAGTGTCTTTTTTGGCCTGGAACTCCTGCCCGGACCAGCCGTAAGAAAGGAGGTCAAAATCCCGGTAACCCAGGTAGGAAAGAGGTGCAGACAGCTCGTGGCACCTGTCCTCCAGCACCTTGCGGGCAGCTGAGGCGTCAGCCGAAGAGAGCATGGCATCTTCCGGGGCGTATGCGAAGACAGGGCAGCCCTCTTTGATGATGCCGGCTTTTTCACCTGCGATCTCTTCCATGGTGTTGCCCAGCCGCTCCATATGGTCAAAACCCAGGGCACCAATCAGGGAGGCCAGGGGCTTTTCAATCACATTCGTCGAGTCCAGACGGCCGCCCATACCTGTTTCCAGAACCAGAACCTCGCAGGCCTGTTCCTGGAACCATAAAAAAGCCAGGGCGGTCATCATGTCAAACTGAGTGGAGGAGATGCCGTCTCTCGAAGCGATAACCCGGGCTGCTTTCTCAATTTTCTCCATGAGCCGGACGATGTCGCTGTCCGGTATCTCCCCAAAGGACTGGTCCCGGTCATACCGGGCAAGGTCACTGGCGCCGTCCAGGACACGGACACGCTCATTGAAGCGCTCCAGGAAGGGGGAGGTAAACCAGCCCACTTTATGTCCCGCCTGGCAGAGGATATGGGTCAGATAGCTGCTGATTGAACCCTTGCCATTCGTCCCCGCAATGTGAAAAGCGGGGCAGGCCCTCCAGGGGTCGCCAAGCTCGCGGTAGAGGACCGATCCGCGGTCGCGCTTATCGCTGTCAGGGAATTTATTGGCACTCTGGATGGCAGCGATGGCCCGGTCCAGCAGAGCCTGGGCATCAGGACCGGGATTATTCTCCCCCCAGGCGGAGCGGAAGACATAAAATTTTCCTGAAACACGGTTGGCTAAAACAACAAAAGCCAGTGCAATCAATTTGGCCAGATCCAGCATGCCCGGGATCAGGATCACCTGTCTTTGCAGGAGATGATTCATGATGTAAATGAAGGCATATTCAAAAAAGAATGAGATGGCCAGCCGTGTCCCGGCAAAGCGGATAAACTCCGCCCATACACGGGATGTCGAACGGAAGACCCAGACCCGGTTGAGGATATAGGCCGACAAAACAGAAAGGACGATGGCCGGCACATCTGAGTAATACCATTTGTCAAGGCCCAGCCACCGGTTCATCAGCATGTAAACAAAGACATTGACCACGGTGGCCATGACGCCGGTGGCAAAATACTTCAAAAATTCAACCGAAAAAAAGAGTTCGGTCAAATAGTACCTTGCTTTTTTCATAGTTCCTCTGTGTCTGCAGGGTCATCACGATCCGTCCGGCGATGGACGGAAGGGCGGATACCGGGTGGTCTTTTGCCGGACCGCCGGTCTTTTTCCTCCTCTTGCCCGAAAAGAGTTTCCTTCAATTCCTGCCAGCTGTCCTTGGGTTCGGTATTCGAATCGAGGGTCTCCCGAGCACCTTCAAAGCCACCCGGTTCTTCCGCAAACAGGTGTTCCGGCAACTCGACCGCAGGCTCGTCCTCCGCGGGGGCCGGCATCACTTCCAGGACGGGTTCCATAAGGGGATCGTCCCCCTGATCCAGGTCATCAATCGTCAATTCAGGTTCAAATCCGGCAGCCTTTTTGGCCCGGATAAAAAACCACAGGGCAGCTGCCAGCATCAGAAAAACAACCGCGCC contains:
- a CDS encoding D-alanyl-D-alanine carboxypeptidase, encoding MKNGNMKKEKTSRNPRHLIAAIFLALLVLTPWAASAGVHAVDHLGWPGFDEVSVESYCVIDAETGREILSRNPDKKRANASTTKIMTALILLEDENFDPEKLLTVSEGALVFSDPSSVRLKGLKAGDQLRTADCLAALLIASANDIARVIAQNYGGAYGAVDPERVSDPVRSQALFVERMNRRAEEIGASSTHFTNPAGFDEGDGSHFTTARDLCLIAAEAMKHPLIAQVCSLHYYRLPVSFQHTEAWWGTLSNTNALVIYGADFLQSQYFKQYTGVKTGTTPQAGKCLVGSGLTVDDRHLICAAMGITPLDLPETPLLARALPVRAILEEAARLEGAPLREDVDLLAPPPIASQEPEETLPEPVETEPEETGGVEDDPFFTAGGSQVKPLILILAALGTLTIIGGIVVAITALLVWITRWRAKRAAGKQRAR
- the rpsI gene encoding 30S ribosomal protein S9, whose translation is MTDQVKAYFYGTGRRKEAVARVRLYPGSGKITVNKKTFEDYFPMETLRAIVRQPMLATGSQDRYDVVVNVRGGGIAGQAGAIRHGISRALVDADAEQYKTTLRRAGFLTRDARVKERKKPGLKKARKASQFSKR
- the rplM gene encoding 50S ribosomal protein L13, which translates into the protein MKTYMPKAGDIDRKWYLVDAEGQILGRLATGIAAILRGKNKAEYTPHMDMGDFVVVVNAEKIVLTGKKEEQKLYRRHTGYPGGLREIPYERMMEKHPERVLEKAVRGMLPKNTLGRAMFRKLKVYAGPEHKHQAQQPVKIELQGGGK
- the rimI gene encoding ribosomal protein S18-alanine N-acetyltransferase, with amino-acid sequence MKWLVRKAMESDLESLVRIDRLSHPVPWSAESWRDCIAGNNETVLLLVCRQTIPEAPVGMAAGRFLSGEFEVLNIAVAPSYRNRGLGRLLMEGLRQQALSQGCGTWILEVRESNQPARHLYGSLGFVETGKRSGYYPDTGEAAILMAGRLAGSLGE
- a CDS encoding HPr family phosphocarrier protein, with amino-acid sequence MMREEIVFRCKEETLMKAVAMLIQISSGYTASIYIAKNGRRANAKSLLGVLSLGISDGDHLEISVDGSDGESAICELKDYMEPATP
- the tsaE gene encoding tRNA (adenosine(37)-N6)-threonylcarbamoyltransferase complex ATPase subunit type 1 TsaE, which gives rise to MPDEITRKTRSPEETFALGIELAKSLRGGDVVVLTGSLGAGKTALVRGIASGMRVKSHVSSPTFTLLHLHEAGEEGALPLHHFDLYRLEGADDFLACGLDEYIGGDSVSVIEWGDRVRDALPGQVMEIDVRYGQDPQERIFMIRYPKEWKAEKGRRAAP
- the tsaB gene encoding tRNA (adenosine(37)-N6)-threonylcarbamoyltransferase complex dimerization subunit type 1 TsaB: MIVLGADTSGRTLSVALARGNQLLGEYSLAMGYRHSVTFQPLVNQLLDRCDLTLRDVELFALAAGPGSFTGIRIGLASVQAMAYAVGAKAMGVSSLRALARSAGGDKRMLTAPILDARGGRVFSSLYRGPEQLIEEAPRDIRSLFRDISAVAGPNEEVLVTGDGIAVWEEALADDPDLAIRLPFDAVHALPPFRYIRASAVIGLALEDLARGKAATDPWQLSACYGIASSAERARRIPD